One region of Flavobacterium pisciphilum genomic DNA includes:
- a CDS encoding MlaD family protein, whose translation MNKESGFKWKLGMFVTIGLILFMLTIYFIGKQQNLFGSTFHITSTFKTVSGLQVGNNVRFSGINIGTVEDIQLINDSSVVVKLVIKDEVRQFIKTDARASIGSEGLMGDKVLTISPGNNSNRIIADNGKIASIDAIEMDDIMKSVKKSVDNAGVISEELAVFTHNMNNGDGALSRLLTDPKLANTLTKTITNLESGTQGFSQNMEAAKSNFLFRGYYKKKEKEKEKEKEEADKKAKEEHEKLEKAKEKKEEAPKGKEN comes from the coding sequence ATGAATAAGGAATCTGGATTTAAATGGAAACTAGGAATGTTTGTAACAATAGGTTTAATCCTTTTTATGTTAACTATTTATTTTATTGGAAAACAACAAAATTTATTTGGTTCAACATTCCATATAACATCAACTTTTAAAACTGTAAGTGGTTTACAAGTGGGTAACAATGTGCGTTTCTCAGGAATTAATATAGGTACTGTCGAAGACATACAATTAATAAACGATTCATCTGTGGTTGTAAAATTAGTTATCAAAGATGAAGTTAGACAATTTATAAAGACAGATGCTAGAGCTAGTATTGGTTCTGAGGGATTAATGGGCGACAAAGTCCTAACTATTTCACCTGGTAATAATTCAAATAGAATTATTGCTGATAATGGTAAAATTGCTTCTATAGATGCTATAGAAATGGATGACATCATGAAAAGTGTAAAAAAAAGTGTTGATAATGCTGGTGTAATATCAGAAGAGCTTGCCGTCTTTACTCATAATATGAATAATGGTGACGGTGCATTGTCAAGATTACTGACGGATCCAAAACTTGCAAACACATTAACTAAAACAATTACCAATTTGGAAAGTGGTACACAAGGATTTAGTCAAAACATGGAAGCTGCAAAAAGTAACTTCTTGTTTAGAGGATATTACAAAAAAAAGGAAAAAGAGAAAGAAAAAGAGAAAGAGGAAGCAGATAAAAAAGCAAAAGAAGAACATGAGAAGCTAGAGAAGGCAAAAGAAAAAAAAGAAGAAGCCCCTAAGGGGAAAGAAAACTAG
- a CDS encoding GNAT family N-acetyltransferase, translating into MNTQEHTIRNAKTAEFEEIGKLMVQVYSQLEGFPKESEQPNYYKMLANIGDLTNNPDTQLLVAVTTDNKIVGSVVYFSDMQFYGSGGIATQEQNTSGFRLLAVNPNNRDQGIGKLLIKDCIEKAKHKKHHQLIIHSTMAMQTAWKMYERLGFKRSEDLDFMQGELPVFGFRLLL; encoded by the coding sequence ATGAATACTCAAGAACATACTATCCGAAATGCTAAAACAGCCGAGTTTGAAGAAATCGGAAAATTGATGGTTCAAGTTTATTCACAATTAGAAGGTTTTCCAAAAGAATCAGAACAACCCAACTATTACAAAATGCTTGCTAACATTGGTGATTTAACCAATAATCCCGATACACAACTTCTAGTTGCCGTTACCACTGATAATAAAATCGTTGGTAGTGTGGTTTATTTTAGCGACATGCAATTTTATGGCTCAGGAGGAATTGCAACCCAAGAGCAAAATACCTCTGGTTTTAGATTATTAGCTGTAAACCCAAACAATCGGGATCAAGGAATTGGCAAGCTCTTAATAAAAGATTGCATTGAAAAAGCCAAACACAAAAAACACCATCAATTGATTATTCATTCAACTATGGCAATGCAAACTGCTTGGAAAATGTATGAAAGACTAGGCTTTAAAAGATCCGAAGATTTAGATTTCATGCAAGGAGAACTTCCTGTTTTTGGATTTAGACTATTACTTTAA
- a CDS encoding pentapeptide repeat-containing protein: MTDYFLDKEYKDITYTIDGLNFKDFECCTFNNCNFSACTFLAVTFIDCIFNNCTFSEAKINYVAFRTVTFNDCEIKDVNFAMCDKLIFEVNFNNCILDFSKFYTLKIKGTSFTDCSLVAVDFMASDITNVVFDNCDLYRSEFDRAIANKTDFKTSYNYTLDPSRVKLKKAIFSLKEVKGLLFKHDIIVH; the protein is encoded by the coding sequence ATGACAGATTATTTTCTTGATAAAGAATACAAAGACATCACCTACACTATAGATGGTCTGAATTTCAAGGATTTTGAATGCTGTACTTTTAATAATTGTAACTTCTCAGCTTGTACTTTCTTAGCTGTTACTTTTATTGACTGTATATTTAATAATTGCACATTTAGTGAAGCCAAAATAAACTATGTCGCTTTTAGAACTGTAACCTTTAATGACTGCGAAATTAAAGATGTGAATTTTGCCATGTGTGATAAACTTATATTTGAAGTAAATTTTAATAATTGCATTTTAGATTTTTCTAAGTTCTATACTCTAAAGATAAAAGGAACTTCATTTACCGATTGTAGTTTGGTTGCGGTAGATTTTATGGCTAGCGATATCACAAATGTGGTTTTTGATAATTGTGACTTGTATCGCTCTGAATTTGATAGAGCCATTGCAAACAAAACCGATTTTAAAACCAGTTACAATTATACATTAGACCCTTCTAGAGTAAAACTAAAAAAAGCAATTTTTTCTTTGAAAGAAGTCAAAGGCTTACTTTTTAAACACGATATTATAGTGCATTAA
- a CDS encoding ABC transporter ATP-binding protein, with protein sequence MKSKQENSAQTVTPNKRTPVIEIIDLHKSFDDNDVLKGVNLTVNKGEDLVILGRSGEGKSITIKCIVGLVIPDKGSIKVLGEEIIGLKRTELNQIRVKIGFLFQSGALYDSMSVRENLEFTLKRHSKKLTAQETESQILDVLDSVGLADAVDKMPSELSGGMRKRIGLARTLILKPEIILYDEPTTGLDTITSKEISELILDIKKKRKTTSIIITHDMSCAKLTADRVMILKDGVIHAEGKYEELEKSEDKWVRSFFI encoded by the coding sequence ATGAAATCTAAACAAGAAAATAGCGCACAAACTGTCACTCCTAATAAACGAACTCCTGTAATCGAAATCATAGACTTACATAAGTCTTTTGATGATAATGATGTGCTAAAAGGAGTAAATCTCACCGTTAACAAAGGTGAAGACTTAGTCATTTTAGGAAGATCAGGCGAAGGTAAATCGATAACTATAAAATGTATTGTTGGATTGGTAATTCCTGATAAAGGAAGCATAAAGGTATTGGGAGAAGAAATAATTGGTTTAAAGAGAACTGAGCTGAATCAAATAAGAGTCAAAATTGGATTTCTTTTTCAAAGTGGTGCCTTGTATGATTCTATGTCGGTAAGAGAGAATTTAGAGTTTACATTAAAACGACATTCTAAAAAGCTAACTGCTCAGGAGACAGAATCTCAAATTTTGGATGTTCTTGATAGTGTTGGTTTAGCTGATGCTGTAGATAAAATGCCCTCAGAATTATCTGGTGGTATGCGAAAACGAATTGGTCTTGCTCGTACTTTAATTCTAAAACCAGAAATTATTTTGTATGACGAGCCTACTACAGGACTTGATACAATTACATCTAAGGAAATAAGTGAACTAATCTTAGATATTAAGAAAAAACGAAAAACAACTTCTATAATTATTACCCATGATATGTCTTGCGCCAAACTAACAGCTGATCGGGTAATGATTTTAAAAGACGGTGTAATACATGCTGAAGGAAAATACGAGGAATTAGAAAAAAGCGAAGATAAATGGGTAAGATCATTTTTTATATAA
- a CDS encoding MlaE family ABC transporter permease, whose amino-acid sequence MPTLYFKNTFTDIGDATLFTKKFFKEVFVPPYETKEFFRQCYLIGYKSLPLVAITGFIMGLVLTLQTRPTLATFGAESWLPGMVALSLIREIAPVITALICAGKISSGIGAELGSMKVTEQIDAMEVAAINPFKYLVVTRILATTLMVPLLVIFADAIGILGGYVGITIHSDVNAYRYISQVFESLDFIDIIPATIKTFFFGFFIGMIGCYKGFNASNGTESVGKAANSAVVTASLTIFILDMLAVQITDLFF is encoded by the coding sequence ATGCCAACTTTATACTTTAAAAATACATTTACAGATATAGGCGATGCAACACTTTTTACCAAAAAGTTTTTCAAAGAGGTGTTTGTTCCTCCCTATGAAACCAAAGAATTCTTTAGGCAATGTTATCTCATAGGCTATAAATCACTCCCTTTAGTGGCTATTACTGGTTTTATAATGGGATTAGTGCTCACACTACAAACAAGACCAACATTGGCAACTTTTGGGGCTGAATCTTGGTTACCTGGTATGGTCGCATTGTCTTTAATTAGAGAAATTGCTCCTGTAATTACAGCATTAATTTGTGCTGGTAAAATTTCATCAGGAATCGGAGCTGAACTAGGTTCTATGAAAGTAACAGAACAAATAGATGCAATGGAAGTAGCCGCCATTAATCCGTTTAAATATTTAGTCGTTACGCGCATTTTAGCCACAACATTAATGGTACCACTACTAGTCATTTTTGCTGATGCCATCGGAATACTAGGTGGTTATGTTGGAATAACAATTCATAGCGATGTAAATGCCTACCGATACATCTCACAGGTTTTTGAATCATTAGACTTTATAGATATTATCCCCGCTACTATTAAAACTTTTTTCTTTGGTTTTTTTATAGGAATGATTGGCTGTTACAAAGGGTTTAATGCCTCAAATGGTACTGAAAGTGTTGGTAAAGCAGCAAATTCAGCGGTAGTTACAGCTTCTCTGACCATTTTTATTTTAGATATGCTCGCAGTACAAATCACTGATTTATTTTTTTAA